From one Cygnus olor isolate bCygOlo1 chromosome 26, bCygOlo1.pri.v2, whole genome shotgun sequence genomic stretch:
- the LOC121060056 gene encoding E3 ubiquitin-protein ligase RNF13-like: MSLQLQLLYFVVATFLHEVAVAEAFGHVAYNGSSKCVVYKALPACFGPQLPAEGLTGYLMRAIPPNACHAIENPPAPRKASEKYIALIQGCGCSFAEKVLHAQQAGYQAAVVYNVDSEQMITMTSDDKEIQQQIEIPSLFTGESVSLHMEKTSQCEKGAYIRLLPPKYYFAPYQGNAKMLQDTRIMRDMFYIIITTISIMVGIRWCKKAHKIKLYTYKRGDKHESCVICMSEYKEGDLLKILSCSHAYHCSCIDTWLHTQPGKKTCPFCKQPVNTHGQGELLLEQAHEDVNEEEEEEEQGQEYDAFREAYEDDEYGDGEQDNANSVEGECFDSLENSTI; encoded by the coding sequence ATGAGCCTTCAGCTCCAGCTCCTTTACTTTGTGGTTGCCACCTTCCTCCACGAGGTTGCTGTTGCAGAAGCCTTTGGCCATGTGGCTTACAATGGCAGCTCCAAGTGCGTTGTGTACAAAGCCCTGCCCGCATGCTTTGGGCCACAGCTCCCGGCAGAAGGGCTGACAGGGTACCTGATGAGGGCGATACCACCAAATGCTTGCCACGCCATAGAGAATCCTCCAGCACCAAGGAAGGCCTCAGAGAAATACATTGCGCTCATCCAGGGGTGCGGCTGCTCCTTTGCTGAGAAGGTCCTTCACGCCCAGCAGGCTGGCTACCAAGCTGCTGTTGTGTACAACGTGGATTCGGAGCAAATGATCACCATGACATCTGACGACAAAGAAATCCAGCAGCAGATTGAAATACCTTCACTCTTCACCGGAGAATCTGTCTCCCTTCACATGGAAAAGACTTCGCAATGTGAGAAAGGGGCATACATCAGACTTCTACCACCCAAATACTATTTCGCTCCTTATCAAGGCAATGCTAAAATGCTGCAGGACACTCGCATCATGCGGGACATGTTCTACATCATTATCACCACTATCTCAATTATGGTTGGCATAAGGTGGTGCAAGAAGGCTCATAAGATAAAGCTGTATACATACAAGCGGGGAGACAAGCACGAGAGCTGTGTGATCTGCATGTCAGAGTACAAGGAAGGGGACCTCCTGAAGATCCTGTCCTGTTCCCACGCTTATCACTGCAGCTGCATTGACACCTGGCTCCACACCCAGCCCGGGAAGAAGACATGTCCCTTCTGCAAGCAGCCCGTGAACACCCACGGGCAAGGTGAGCTCCTGCTAGAACAGGCTCACGAGGATGTgaatgaggaggaagaggaggaggagcagggccaAGAATATGATGCGTTCAGAGAAGCGTATGAAGATGACGAATATGGAGATGGGGAGCAAGATAATGCAAACTCAGTGGAAGGGGAGTGCTTTGATTCTCTGGAGAACAGCACCATTTGA